One genomic region from Actinocatenispora thailandica encodes:
- a CDS encoding 3-phosphoshikimate 1-carboxyvinyltransferase: protein MSASGGPAMPAADKPGRRLLGGRPPRRPGIDEPTTPVPWSTPTATQPVHATVPVPGSKSMTARALLLAAISMGPSTLQFPSESRDSMVLARGLRAMGCHVSSVDDEQWLLRPRPLAGPVRVDTELSGAATRFLPPLAGLATGPVSFDGHPILRRARLEPQLAAMAKLGIRVDSATGGLPLTVHGVGHVPGGAVSLDSSASSQMVSGLLLVGADFDDGLRVRHEGPPLTGTPHVELTVTMLRAAGAAIDASVPDSWELWPGRLTGRAWTIEPDLVAAAPFLAAAVVTGGTVRIPRWPARAAQPAAALHAALGGFGARCTHTTAGLLVSGCDKPHGAELDVTRLGELVPVLAAVAALATAPSHLRGVRRLAGEPDLVSGVCAGLAALGGAVDETPDGLRITPRPLHGGVFDTRGDHRLAYAGAVLGLAVPGVQLSDVGTTAKSLPGFPSRWHRMLAG from the coding sequence ATGAGCGCGAGCGGGGGTCCGGCAATGCCGGCAGCGGACAAACCGGGCAGGCGACTCCTCGGCGGCCGGCCGCCCCGCCGGCCCGGGATCGACGAGCCGACCACACCGGTGCCCTGGTCGACGCCGACCGCCACCCAGCCGGTGCACGCCACGGTGCCGGTGCCGGGCTCGAAGTCGATGACCGCCCGCGCGCTGCTGCTCGCCGCGATCTCGATGGGGCCCAGCACCCTGCAGTTCCCGTCCGAGTCGCGGGACTCGATGGTGCTGGCCCGCGGGCTGCGCGCGATGGGCTGCCACGTGTCCAGCGTCGACGACGAGCAGTGGCTGCTGCGGCCCCGGCCGCTCGCCGGACCGGTCCGGGTGGACACCGAACTGTCCGGGGCCGCGACCCGGTTCCTGCCGCCGCTGGCCGGGCTCGCCACCGGACCGGTCTCGTTCGACGGCCACCCGATCCTGCGCCGGGCCCGGCTGGAACCGCAGCTGGCCGCGATGGCGAAGCTCGGCATCCGGGTGGACAGCGCGACCGGCGGGCTGCCGCTGACGGTGCACGGCGTCGGCCACGTGCCGGGCGGCGCGGTCAGCCTCGACTCCTCGGCGTCCAGCCAGATGGTGTCCGGCCTGCTGCTGGTGGGCGCCGACTTCGACGACGGGCTGCGGGTGCGGCACGAGGGGCCGCCGCTGACCGGTACGCCGCACGTGGAGCTGACGGTGACGATGCTGCGGGCGGCCGGCGCCGCGATCGACGCCTCGGTACCGGACAGCTGGGAACTGTGGCCGGGCCGGCTGACCGGCCGGGCCTGGACGATCGAGCCGGACCTGGTCGCGGCGGCGCCGTTTCTCGCCGCGGCGGTGGTCACCGGCGGTACGGTCCGGATCCCGCGGTGGCCGGCCCGCGCCGCGCAGCCGGCCGCCGCGCTGCACGCGGCGCTCGGCGGCTTCGGCGCCCGCTGTACGCACACCACCGCGGGGTTGCTCGTGTCGGGCTGCGACAAGCCGCACGGGGCGGAGCTCGACGTGACCCGGCTCGGCGAGCTGGTGCCGGTGCTCGCCGCCGTCGCCGCGCTCGCCACCGCCCCGTCCCACCTGCGCGGGGTGCGCCGGTTGGCGGGCGAACCCGACCTGGTCAGCGGGGTGTGCGCGGGGTTGGCGGCGCTCGGCGGCGCGGTCGACGAGACGCCGGACGGGCTGCGGATCACGCCCCGGCCGCTGCACGGCGGCGTCTTCGACACCCGGGGCGACCACCGGCTCGCCTACGCCGGCGCGGTGCTGGGCCTCGCGGTGCCCGGCGTGCAGCTGTCCGACGTCGGTACGACCGCGAAGAGCCTGCCGGGCTTCCCCTCCCGCTGGCACCGGATGCTCGCCGGTTGA
- a CDS encoding lysozyme — protein sequence MTGSPARRIRRLVIAAVGMVSAAVMSLGMAAPAHAATYVKGMDVSGYQGNVNWSAAWNNGGRFAYVKATEGTGYTNPYFAQQYNGSYNVGMIRGAYHFARPNISSGATQAAYFSAHGGGWSADGKTLPPALDIEYNPYSGGTCYGKSHSGMVSWIRDFSNYMYNKWHKYPMIYTTFDWWNTCTGNSSAFASTNPFWIAIYRSTPPTSIPAGTATWTMWQYADHGTFPGDQDYFNGSYTRLQVLATNHD from the coding sequence ATGACCGGTTCCCCAGCCCGGCGAATCAGACGCCTGGTGATCGCCGCGGTCGGCATGGTCAGCGCCGCGGTGATGAGCCTCGGCATGGCCGCCCCGGCCCACGCAGCCACCTACGTCAAAGGCATGGACGTCTCCGGCTACCAGGGCAACGTCAACTGGTCGGCCGCCTGGAACAACGGCGGCCGGTTCGCCTACGTCAAGGCGACCGAAGGCACCGGCTACACCAACCCGTACTTCGCCCAGCAGTACAACGGCTCGTACAACGTGGGCATGATCCGCGGGGCCTACCACTTCGCGCGCCCGAACATCTCCTCCGGCGCCACCCAGGCGGCGTACTTCTCCGCGCACGGTGGCGGCTGGTCGGCCGACGGCAAGACGCTGCCGCCGGCGCTCGACATCGAGTACAACCCCTACAGCGGCGGTACCTGCTACGGGAAGTCGCACTCCGGCATGGTCAGCTGGATCCGGGACTTCTCCAACTACATGTACAACAAGTGGCACAAGTACCCGATGATCTACACGACGTTCGACTGGTGGAACACCTGCACCGGCAACTCCAGCGCGTTCGCCTCGACGAACCCGTTCTGGATCGCCATCTACCGCTCCACCCCGCCGACGTCGATCCCGGCCGGCACCGCCACCTGGACCATGTGGCAGTACGCCGACCACGGCACGTTCCCCGGTGACCAGGACTACTTCAACGGCAGCTACACCCGGCTCCAGGTGCTCGCCACCAACCACGACTGA
- a CDS encoding DUF2087 domain-containing protein, whose product MNPETICRLLAEPERVKTYAAVALGATSPSAVAEATGLVARDVVRALGVLTDRGLVAERDGAFTADLSVFKTAVRDNLPAAPAERLDPDDNRDAVLRAFVTDGRLVSIPVARGKRRVVLEHLAACFEPGVRYPERAVDAVLRAWYHDYASLRRYLVDEELMSREHGIYWRTGGPVDI is encoded by the coding sequence ATGAACCCGGAGACCATCTGCCGGCTGCTGGCCGAGCCGGAGCGAGTCAAGACGTACGCCGCGGTCGCGCTCGGCGCCACCTCGCCCAGTGCGGTGGCCGAGGCGACCGGCCTGGTCGCCCGGGACGTGGTCCGGGCCCTCGGCGTACTGACCGACCGCGGCCTGGTGGCCGAGCGCGACGGCGCGTTCACCGCCGACCTGTCGGTGTTCAAGACCGCGGTGCGGGACAACCTGCCGGCGGCGCCGGCCGAGCGGCTCGATCCCGACGACAACCGGGACGCGGTGCTGCGCGCGTTCGTCACCGACGGGCGGTTGGTGAGCATCCCGGTGGCGCGGGGCAAGCGGCGCGTCGTGCTGGAGCACCTGGCCGCGTGCTTCGAGCCCGGCGTGCGGTACCCGGAGCGCGCCGTCGACGCGGTGCTGCGCGCCTGGTACCACGACTACGCGTCGTTGCGCCGCTACCTGGTGGACGAGGAACTGATGTCCCGCGAGCACGGGATCTACTGGCGGACCGGGGGCCCGGTGGACATCTGA
- the hisN gene encoding histidinol-phosphatase has protein sequence MTRAHDDHLDDLSLAHVLADAADRISMARFRALDLRVDTKPDLTPVTDADSSVEESIRASLARARPRDSVLGEEFGASDPGDWRGNRQWIVDPIDGTKNFVRGVPIWATLIALFAGGRPVVGLVSAPALGRRWWAALGHGAYAGRNATHANRIGVSGVRSLPDASFCYSSLTGWERRGKLDGMLSLTRRSWRSRAYGDFYGYMLLAEGAVDAMVEPELSLWDVAALIPIVTEAGGSFTDLTGAPAPGDGSAVASNGPLHGELLAALGD, from the coding sequence ATGACCCGCGCCCACGACGACCACCTCGACGACCTGTCGCTTGCGCACGTGCTCGCCGACGCGGCCGATCGCATCTCGATGGCCCGCTTTCGCGCCCTGGACCTGCGGGTCGACACCAAGCCGGACCTGACTCCGGTGACCGACGCCGACTCGTCGGTCGAGGAGTCGATCCGGGCGTCGCTGGCCCGGGCCCGGCCACGCGACTCGGTGCTCGGCGAGGAGTTCGGCGCCAGCGACCCGGGTGACTGGCGGGGCAACCGGCAGTGGATCGTCGACCCGATCGACGGCACCAAGAACTTCGTCCGTGGGGTGCCGATCTGGGCCACCCTGATCGCACTGTTCGCCGGTGGCCGGCCGGTGGTGGGCCTGGTCAGCGCGCCGGCGCTGGGGCGGCGCTGGTGGGCGGCACTGGGCCACGGGGCGTACGCGGGGCGCAACGCCACGCACGCCAACCGGATCGGCGTGTCCGGGGTGAGGTCGCTGCCCGACGCGTCGTTCTGCTACTCGTCGCTGACCGGCTGGGAGCGGCGCGGCAAGCTCGACGGCATGCTGTCACTGACCCGGCGCAGCTGGCGGTCCCGGGCGTACGGCGACTTCTACGGCTACATGCTGCTCGCCGAGGGCGCGGTGGACGCGATGGTGGAGCCGGAGCTGTCGCTGTGGGACGTGGCGGCGCTGATCCCGATCGTCACCGAGGCGGGTGGCAGTTTCACCGACCTGACCGGGGCGCCGGCGCCGGGCGACGGCAGCGCGGTGGCGAGCAACGGTCCGCTGCACGGCGAGCTGCTCGCCGCGCTGGGCGACTGA
- the tsaA gene encoding tRNA (N6-threonylcarbamoyladenosine(37)-N6)-methyltransferase TrmO: protein MPTDETDRDGYLLRPIGRVESPLTRRDQAPRQGDEGAPDAWLVLDAAVADAMRDLTAGTDVLVLTWLHRADRQVLAVHPRGDADRPVTGVFATRSPDRPNPVGLHRVRIVAIDGLRIRVRDLEALDGTPIVDIKPVLGPAAER from the coding sequence TTGCCGACCGACGAGACTGACCGCGACGGCTACCTGCTCCGGCCGATCGGGCGGGTCGAGTCGCCGCTGACCCGGCGCGACCAGGCGCCCCGGCAGGGCGACGAGGGCGCGCCCGATGCCTGGCTGGTGCTGGACGCCGCGGTGGCCGACGCGATGCGCGATCTGACGGCCGGTACCGACGTGCTGGTGCTGACCTGGCTGCACCGGGCCGACCGGCAGGTGCTCGCCGTGCATCCGCGCGGCGACGCAGACCGGCCGGTCACCGGCGTGTTCGCCACCCGGTCGCCGGACCGGCCGAACCCGGTCGGCCTGCACCGGGTGAGGATCGTCGCGATCGACGGACTGCGGATCCGGGTCCGCGACCTGGAGGCGCTCGACGGCACCCCGATCGTCGACATCAAGCCGGTCCTCGGCCCCGCGGCGGAACGCTGA